The DNA segment GATGGATATCAAATCATTGTACACACGGTATAGAGGGCTAATGATGATAATATCAGGAACAGCTATCTTACTTGCTGCTTTGGTTGTTGTTCTACTTCGTCCTTCCGTCCCGGAAGCGAAGGCGACTTGGCTTTGGGACACTCGGCTAGTGGAGAACCATACGGAAGATATTATTGAATTTGCCAAGGAACAAGGCGTAACGATTATTTTTCTGCAGATTGGAAATGAAGTGAACGACGCCTCCTACCGGCGTTTTGTCGCGGCTGCCAACAAAGCCAAAGTAGAGGTTCATGCCCTGAACGGTCACCCGGAATGGGCTCTACGCGAGCGGCGCAAGGAAGCAACTCGTTTTTTGAACTGGGTCAAACAGTATAATAAGGAGTCCAGGCCAGAAGAGCGGTTCGCAGGCGTTCAGTTTGACGTAGAGCCCTATTTATTAACAAGCTGGAGTACCGAGCAGGAAGCGATGGTTGAGCAATGGATGGAGAGTGCCCGGGTATGGGTTGAGAGCGCCCAGCGCGATCAGCTGAAAATCGGGGCTGCACTTCCGTTTTGGCTCAATGGCATTGAACATGAGGAGCTGGGTGAAGGCCGCGACTTGCGGCAGTGGATGGTGGATAAATTCGATTATGTAGCAATCATGGCCTACAGGGATGCTGCCGAAGCGATCTATGAAGTGGCGCGCGCTACTTTGGAGGAAGCGGATGAGCAGAACAAGCAGGTTTGGGTTGGTGTTGAGCTTAACGAGAGTATGGAGGGCCCGGGAGTTTCTTTTTACGAGCAGCCATTACCATCTGTGAAGCAGGAGTTAAATGAACTCGTCTCGCTAGTTGACAAACACTCCTCGTTTGAAGGCATCGCGGTGCATAGCTACGAATCATGGCGGAATAAGCATGAAACCAAGATTGCACAAAAAACGGACGATACATCTGCGGAAGATGCATCCCCATAGCAATGGCTATACCAACAAGCCCAGCGCCTTAAAGGCACTGGGCGATTTGTTATTGTCGTCTATTAGCAGAAGGAATAATACGATCAGGATATATTTTTTGATATAATGATGGCTATGAGAGTTTATAAAAAGCGATTGGAGCGATTTTTGATGATACTGCATAAAGGAGAGATTTTATTTCGCCAAGGAGACGATGGAAAGTATTTATACCATATTAAAAGCGGCTTATTTAAAGTAACGCGGCTGCACGAGAACGGCAACATGGTTTTGTTTAACATCTTGTATCCCGGCGAAACAGTGCCGCATCATTCCCTAATTTCTCCTAAGGAAATTCACGGCACCGCAATCGCTCTCATTCGCAGCGAAGTAGAGATCATTTCCGCCCAGGAGTGGTATCGCGAGCTGGAAGAGAACCCAGAGAAGCCGCTTGAGGTGGCCCGCCTGCTTCAGGAGAAGGTTCGTTTTATGCAAGAGCGTCTAGACCATCTTACGGTAGGTACTCCAGGCGAGCGATTGGAGCTGCTGCAAAAATGGCTTAGCCATCATGCGAACGGGGCCCCACTAACTGATTATTTGACCCAAGAAGAGATCGGGCAGCTCATCGGGATTAGACGTGAAACGGTTAATCGGCTGTTGCGGGGACAACAGGTATAGTCGTGCAGATTTAGTTTGGGTTGGAGGCGGAGCTGTCCAGGCTGCCGGCAGGCCCAAAAAATTCATAATGGATATTTTCTTCGGGCACGTTCATTTCGTGCAGCGCATGATAAATCGCTTGCATAAACGGTACTGGCCCGCAGAAGTAGAAGTCGGATTGTAAAGGCACTATTGTCGAAAGCCAAGTAGCATCGATGTATCCGCTCTTGTCGCATAGATCGTCAGCGGTTGATGTTTCGTATACCGTATAGCATTTCAGGCGAGGAAAATCGGCGGCAAGTGCCTCGACATGTTCTTTCATAATATGATGCTCCCTGCTGCGGGCGGCGTGTATATACACAATTTCGCGTTCGGAATGCTGCAGTAGTGTCTCCAGCATACTGATCATAGGTGTCAGACCGACGCCTCCGCTGATTAGCGTGACAGGGGATTGCAAATTTTGATTCAACGTAAAATCGCCAGCAGGCGCGCTAAGTTCAAGGATGTCACCTTCCTGTACCCGTTGATGCAAGTAGGTAGATACTATCCCCGCTGGACGATTTGCATCGCCATCCTCGCGCTTTACAGTAATCCGGTAATAGGCAGCTCCTGGAGCTGTAGACAGACTGTAGTGGCGGAGGTGGGTGAATTCCTGCCCTTCCGGCTTTACTTTTACTGTAATATATTGGCCAGGCTCGTAGGTAGCAATAGGATTACCGTCTTGAGGCACGAGATAGAAGGAGGTTGCTTCTGCGGTTTCCTGGACTTTGCGATCGACAATAAAGCGGCGGAAGCCGCGCCATCCTCCTGGCAGCTGTTCAGAATGCTCGTACATATCGGATTCTACACTGATAAACACATCGGCAATGATACCGTAAGCTTTGCTCCAAGCCTCGATAATTTCATCGGTTGCTGCTTCACCAAGTACGGTCTTGATCGCGCCAAGCAGGTTCTCGCCTACAATCGGGTAATGCTCTGGAAGGATACCGAGCGCGCGGTGTTTATGAGCGATGCCGCGAACGACGGGGAGGATTCGCTCCAGTGCATCGATATTTGCAGCAGCGGCATATACAGCGTTGGCCAATGCTGTTGGTTGTTTTCCCTGACGTTGGTTGGCATGATTGAAGATATTCAGCAGCTCGGGATGGTTTTTGAACATCGTTTGGTAAAATGTGCGGGTTATCGTTTCGCCATGTACTTCTAACACCGGAACTGTGGACTTAATGATTTCGATTGTACGGGAGTCAAGCATTACATTACCTTCTTTCCAATTGAATTATCGTTCAAACTTTCTACAAGTATAGAGCGGTGAAACTCCATGAAAGGTGATTATCGTCACACGAAAATTCCCTAAAATGTGAACAAATTGACAAATGCAATGATATTCATCACAAAATTCAAGGAAATAAATATCGGAGATCGAGCTGTTTTGACATCATTGCTGCTGTGTTATAATAAAAATAGATACAAAACCAAAAAAGAAAGGATCAGGATACCATGTGTTCCCGAAGGACGAAATCCCTAAGGACGATTTGGAAACGTTGTGATCTCTCTTACACTTAGCTTCTTCTCGTAGTTATGTCGGTTATTTGACTAACCACCCTACGAAGGAAGCGTGGAATGATGCGAAGGATGATCTCCTCACCAACCATCTTCGTAGGGTGCTGCCGTAAGGTTAACCAAACTACGATAAGAGGGATTGGAAATGGGGAAAAGAGTAAACTGGCAGGCTATTAGCTTCCAGGTAATGATGATGCTGTTGGGTACGTTTTTATTGGCCTTTACGTACTATCATGTCAACTTTCAGAACGGTTTATCTGAGGGCGGATTTGTAGGCCTAGCTTTGCTAGGCAAGTATTTGTTTGATCTGCCGCCAGCCTTGAGTATCATTGTGCTGGATATTCCGGTATTGATTGCCGCTTTATTTTTAAAAGGACGCAAGTTTATTGTTAATACGTTATTTGCATCACTGGCATTCTCGGCATTTTATGAGCTGTGCGAACAGTTCTCGCCGCTCACCTTGAATCTGCAGGCCAATTTGCCAATCGCTGCATTGTTGTCGGGCGTGTTCACGGGAATTGGCGCGGGCGTTGTACTGCGAGTGGGCGGAGCAACGGGCGGAGACGATATGCTGTCCCTCATGATCAGTGAACGATCCGGTCTGAAGATCGGCACCGTCTTTATTTTGATGGATGCCGTAGTATTAGGAATATCCTTGATATATTTACCTTTCACGGAAACGGTATTCACGATTATGGCCGTGCTGATTGCCGGCAAGACGATCACGTGGACCGTCAATTGCGGGAAGCAAGATACCAAAGTTCTCCGTGTGCCATATGCAATCAAAGAGAAAACAGCTCGAGCTTAACTTAAAGCTCGGGCTGTTTTTTTTGCTATGGAACCCAAATAAATAGCCCCGCTTTCCGGGGCTATTCGCATGTTCTATTAATAGGTTCGTTAACTTGATCCGTTATTCTCTGCCTTGTAGATGCTGCGGTTCGTCAAATAAAGGCAAGTATTCTCCGTAGCCTTCCTGCTCCAGCTCCTCCTTGGGAATGAATCGCAGCGCAGCTGAATTGATGCAGTAGCGCAGACCGGTCGGCTGTGGGCCATCTTCAAACACGTGGCCGAGATGAGAATCACTTTCACGGCTACGTACTTCGGTACGAATCATGAAATGGCTCGTGTCCAATTTTTCTTTGATGCTGTAGGATCTCAGGGGTCTTGTGAAGCTAGGCCAGCCGCAGCCAGCATCATATTTATCCTTTGAGCTGAACAGCGGCTCGCCGGATACGATGTCCACGTAGATGCCCTCACCTTCATGATCCCAATATTCACCCGTATACGGTCTTTCCGTGCCGTTATTCTGCGTTACTTCATATTGAATTGGAGTGAGCCGTTG comes from the Paenibacillus lentus genome and includes:
- a CDS encoding YitT family protein, encoding MGKRVNWQAISFQVMMMLLGTFLLAFTYYHVNFQNGLSEGGFVGLALLGKYLFDLPPALSIIVLDIPVLIAALFLKGRKFIVNTLFASLAFSAFYELCEQFSPLTLNLQANLPIAALLSGVFTGIGAGVVLRVGGATGGDDMLSLMISERSGLKIGTVFILMDAVVLGISLIYLPFTETVFTIMAVLIAGKTITWTVNCGKQDTKVLRVPYAIKEKTARA
- a CDS encoding Crp/Fnr family transcriptional regulator, with the protein product MILHKGEILFRQGDDGKYLYHIKSGLFKVTRLHENGNMVLFNILYPGETVPHHSLISPKEIHGTAIALIRSEVEIISAQEWYRELEENPEKPLEVARLLQEKVRFMQERLDHLTVGTPGERLELLQKWLSHHANGAPLTDYLTQEEIGQLIGIRRETVNRLLRGQQV
- the hmpA gene encoding NO-inducible flavohemoprotein encodes the protein MLDSRTIEIIKSTVPVLEVHGETITRTFYQTMFKNHPELLNIFNHANQRQGKQPTALANAVYAAAANIDALERILPVVRGIAHKHRALGILPEHYPIVGENLLGAIKTVLGEAATDEIIEAWSKAYGIIADVFISVESDMYEHSEQLPGGWRGFRRFIVDRKVQETAEATSFYLVPQDGNPIATYEPGQYITVKVKPEGQEFTHLRHYSLSTAPGAAYYRITVKREDGDANRPAGIVSTYLHQRVQEGDILELSAPAGDFTLNQNLQSPVTLISGGVGLTPMISMLETLLQHSEREIVYIHAARSREHHIMKEHVEALAADFPRLKCYTVYETSTADDLCDKSGYIDATWLSTIVPLQSDFYFCGPVPFMQAIYHALHEMNVPEENIHYEFFGPAGSLDSSASNPN